In Leifsonia sp. PS1209, the genomic stretch GGTGATGCGCGGGCTGTCCTCCAGCGACGGGAAGCTCGCCTCGCGCACCTCGTCGTTCCACAGGAGGGTCTGCAGCACGAGCACATCCCCGCGCACCCGCAGCGCACCGAGCCTGGTCTTCTGCCGCAGCGCGAAGTTGACGATGGCGGTGCGCTCCGAGTCTTCGAGGGTGCGCCGCAGCAGCGCGTACGCCTTCAGCGACTTGGAGTCCGGTTCCAGGTAGTAGCTGCGGTCGAACATCAGCGGGTCGAGCTGATCGTTCGGCACGAACTCGACCACGTCGATCTCCCTGCTGCGCTCAGCGGGCAGCGACGCCAGGTCGTCGGGGGTGAGCACGACGGTGCGCTCCCCGTCGTCGTACGCTTTCGCGATGTGCTCGTACGGGATCGTCTTGCCGTCGATCTCGCACACCCGCTTGTACCGGATGCGCCCGCCGTCTGCGTCGTGCACCTGGTGCAGCGCGACATCGTGATCCTCGGTCGCGCTGTATACCTTCACCGGCACGTTGACCAGCCCGAAAGTGATCGCACCCGTCCATATGGCCCTCATGCCCCCATCGTGACCGTGGACGGCGCGATTTTCAACCAGTGATCGAGGTTTGGCCTACGAACCGTCTCTGAGGTCGCCCGGCACCGTGTTCGCGTACCGGATGGCGTCGAACCGCGCGACGCAGGTGTCGCCGAGCGGAGCCTGCGCCATGAACCCGACGTTCACGTCGCCGTCCCAGTCCAGCCGGAAGACGCGGACGAAATCCCAGGTGACCCCGTCGGCCGACGAGTGGAACGCCCATCCGGCGCCGGTCTTGACCACCCGCAGGAAGACGTGGTCGGCGGTGACGACGGTGGAGTTGCAGTCGTCGGAGAACCCGTTGGTGACGACGGAGACGACCATCGCCTCCCCCTGCGGCGAATACTCGAAGCAGAGTTTCGCCCAGTGATCCTTGTCGCCCCAGATGGCGAGCACACCCGCATCGAACGTGCTGCGCGGGTGCTGCACGCTCACCCGGGCCGACAGCGTGAAGTCCTCCGTCGGCACGAACCCGAGCGACGTCGCGGCGTGCTGCTGCGGCCCGCCGAGCGCACTGTTCGTCCAGTCGGTGCCCGCGGCGGCGGTCAGCGTCAGCTGGCCGGGACCCGCCTGCTCGGCGGTGCCGGTGCCGTTGCTCCAGGTGAGAGGGGGAAGTGATTCGACGACGAAAGACATGTGTTCCAGGCTATGGCACGCCAGGGAGGGACTAGAGAAATGGTGAACCTTCAGCGCTGGCCGGGGCCCCGTAGACAACTTCAGTATTCTTTGGCATTTGTCGTGCTGTCGTTTCAGACCCTTCCTATGCTGGCGGCATGATCAGCAAGGGCTTTCACGAAAACGTGGGAGCACGTGCTCCTCGGGCGCATCCGTGACGAAAAGCAGCACATACCGGAGCCTCGGAGTGGGCTTCCTGATCGCGGCGGGCGGTGCCACGGCCCTGAGTCAGGTGGCCCAGTCTCTGGCCGCCGTGCTCTGGCTGGCCGCCGGGACGATGCTGGGGCTGGCGACCTGGATGCTCGTCAGAGCGGCCGGTGTCCAGGATCCGGACCGCAGAGACCCGTAGTTCGCACCCCCGGCCGGCGACGCACCAGGTGACGCGCCTCGCGTCCCGGCGTACGATCTGGCGCATGGCCGCCACTGACACCGAGTCCGTCGAGATCGATGGGCATCGGCTGAAGCTGACCAATCTGGACAAGGTGCTGTACCCGGAGACCGGTACCACCAAGGCCGATGTGATCGGGTATTACAACGCCATCGCCGAGGTCATGCTGCCGCACATCCGGGATCGGGTGGTCACCCGCAAGCGGTGGGTGCACGGGGTGGGGACGCCGGATGAACCCGGCGAGGTGTTCTTCCAGAAGAACCTGGATGCGTCGTCGACGCCGTCGTGGGTCAAACGGAGGACGATCACGCACAAGAGCCACTCCAACGACTATCCGCTGGTCAACGACAGAGCGACGCTGATCTGGCTGGCGCAGATCGCATCGCTGGAGATCCACGTGCCGCAGTGGCGGGTGTCCAGGAACGGCACGCCGAAGAATCCGGACAGGCTGGTGCTCGACCTGGATCCCGGCGAGGGGGTCACGCTCGCCGACTGTGCCGAGATCGCCGTGCTCGCCCGCGGCATCCTCACCGACATGGGGCTCGACCCGATGCCGGTGACCAGCGGGTCCAAAGGCATCCACCTGTATGCGGCGCTCGACGGCAGCCAGACCAGCGAGCAGGTCTCCGCCGTCGCCCACGAACTCGCCCGGGTGCTCGAAGCCGACCATCCCGACCTCGTCGTGAGCGACATGAAGAAGGCGCTGCGGGTCGGCAAGGTGCTCGTGGACTGGAGCCAGAACAACGCGGCCAAGACCACGATCGCGCCGTATTCGCTGCGCGGGCGGTTCCGCCCGACCGTCGCGGCGCCCCGCACCTGGCGGGAGCTCGCGCGGAAGGACCTCGCCCAGCTCGACTTCACGGAGGCGCTCGCCCGCGTGAAGCGGAGGGGCGACCCGCTCGCCGATCTGTCCGCCGGGCACCTCGACGAGGAGGTGCACGGCGCGGCGGAGGACAGGCTGACGACCTACCGCAGCAAGCGCGACGCCGCCAAGACGCCGGAACCTGTTCCGGAGAAGCTGCAGCACTCGACCAGCGGGCGCACGTTCGTGATCCAGGAGCACCACGCCCGTCGCCTGCACTGGGACTTCCGCCTGGAGCACGACGGCGTGCTGGTCAGCTGGGCGCTTCCCAAGGGCCCGCCGACCGATCCCGGACAGAACCATCTCGCCGTGCACGTGGAGGACCACCCGCTCGAATACGGTGCGTTCGAGGGCGATATCCCGCACGGCGAGTACGGCGCAGGGCATGTGACGATCTGGGATGCGGGCGACTACGACCTCGAGAAGTGGCGCGACGACGAGGTGATCGTGACCCTGCACGGCACGAAGGGCGGCGGGCTCGGCGGCGACAGGAAGTTCGCACTCATCCACACCGGCGGGGCGGGCAAGGCGGAGCAGAACTGGCTCATCCACCTGATGAAAGACGATGCGGCGAAAGGCCAGGGCACCAAGCCCGCGAAGGCCGCCAAGGCCGACGCGCCCACCCGCACCACACCTAACCGCACCACACCCGCCAGGCTCTCCGCCAAGCCCATCTCCCCCATGCTCGCCACTCTCGGCTCCGAGAAGGACGTGCACGACGAGTCCGAGTGGGCGTTCGAGATGAAGTGGGACGGCATCCGCGCCATCGCGGAGGTGCGCGGCGATGCGCTCCGGCTGAGCACCCGCAACGGCAACGACGTCACCGTCGCATATCCGGAGCTGCGCACGCTCACCGAGGTCGCCGACGGGCACGAGCTGGTGCTCGACGGCGAGATCGTCGCCCTCGACAAGACCGGCCGCCCCGACTTCGGCCTGCTGCAGACCAGGATGGGCCTCACCAGGCCGTCCGACGTGGATGCGGCTGTCAGCAGGGCGCCCGTGCATTACATGGTCTTCGACCTCCTCGAACTCGACGGCGAGAACTGCCGCGGCAAGACCTACGACGAGCGTCGCGCTGCCCTCGAAGACGTCCTCCGCCCGCCGAAGGGCGACCCCGTGCAGGTGCCGCCCGCGTTCGACGGCGACCTCCGGCACGCCGTGGATGCGAGCAGGGAGCTCGACCTCGAAGGCGTCATGGCCAAGCAGCGCGACGCAACATACGCCACCGGCCGCCGCTCCCGCACCTGGATCAAGATCAAGCACCACCGCACGGAGGAGGTCGTGATCGCCGGGTGGAAGCCGGGCAACGGCCGGAGGGCGAACACCGTCGGGTCGCTGCTGCTCGGCATCCCGGACGGCGACGGGTTGCGCTACGTCGGCAAGGTCGGCACCGGGTTCACCGACGCGATGCTGGACGACCTCGCGAAACGCCTGGCAGCGCATCCACGGAAGACCAGCCCGCTCACCGATGTGCCGTCCGCCGACGCCCGGGATGCGCACTGGGTGCGGCCCGAACTCGTCGGCGAGGTGGAGTTCGCCGAGTGGACGCCGACGGCCAGGCTGCGTCAGCCGTCGTGGCGCGGGCTGCGGCCGGACAAGTCCGTCGAAGACATCAACGTGGAGTGACCGGCGAGTAGACGCGGAGGCCGCCGGGCACGAGGGTGACGTTCAGGCGCTTCGCGCCGTCGTCGTCCGTGCCGCCTGGCGTCTCCGTCGACGCCTCGCCGTCGTGCGCATATCCGGGGTCGTCGTCGCGGGAGCGGATGGTCAGGCCGGTGCTGGTGAACGCGTCCAGGACCGGCGGGCCCTGCAGGAACGGCAGGCGCGCGACCAGTGCGTCCACCCGGCCGCCGAGGGCCAGCGCGACCGTCCCGCGCGTGCGCGGCTTACCGCCGGCGAACAGTACGCGCACGTCGAGCACGCCGTCGTCGAGGCGCCTGCGCTCGATCGGGGCGGCGGTGACCGGGTAGTAGCGGCCGACGCCGACGAAGACGGACCAGATCGTGCGGCGTCCGCCCTCGATCTCCACGCGCAGCGGACTGGTGCGGCGGACGACCCGGATGGCGGCGACCAGCGCA encodes the following:
- a CDS encoding Ku protein, which codes for MRAIWTGAITFGLVNVPVKVYSATEDHDVALHQVHDADGGRIRYKRVCEIDGKTIPYEHIAKAYDDGERTVVLTPDDLASLPAERSREIDVVEFVPNDQLDPLMFDRSYYLEPDSKSLKAYALLRRTLEDSERTAIVNFALRQKTRLGALRVRGDVLVLQTLLWNDEVREASFPSLEDSPRITQRELDLSAALMESFAGDFEPEKFSDEYQDELRKLIEAKLEQGDTIDTAETFGEQEEKSSGGGEVIDLMEALQRSVERSRGSGSGKGSGGEKSAAKTSTAKKSAAAKSGAKSAKSATAKSAAKSSGSATAGKTAKTAAKKPA
- a CDS encoding DUF1349 domain-containing protein, whose product is MSFVVESLPPLTWSNGTGTAEQAGPGQLTLTAAAGTDWTNSALGGPQQHAATSLGFVPTEDFTLSARVSVQHPRSTFDAGVLAIWGDKDHWAKLCFEYSPQGEAMVVSVVTNGFSDDCNSTVVTADHVFLRVVKTGAGWAFHSSADGVTWDFVRVFRLDWDGDVNVGFMAQAPLGDTCVARFDAIRYANTVPGDLRDGS
- a CDS encoding ATP-dependent DNA ligase, yielding MAATDTESVEIDGHRLKLTNLDKVLYPETGTTKADVIGYYNAIAEVMLPHIRDRVVTRKRWVHGVGTPDEPGEVFFQKNLDASSTPSWVKRRTITHKSHSNDYPLVNDRATLIWLAQIASLEIHVPQWRVSRNGTPKNPDRLVLDLDPGEGVTLADCAEIAVLARGILTDMGLDPMPVTSGSKGIHLYAALDGSQTSEQVSAVAHELARVLEADHPDLVVSDMKKALRVGKVLVDWSQNNAAKTTIAPYSLRGRFRPTVAAPRTWRELARKDLAQLDFTEALARVKRRGDPLADLSAGHLDEEVHGAAEDRLTTYRSKRDAAKTPEPVPEKLQHSTSGRTFVIQEHHARRLHWDFRLEHDGVLVSWALPKGPPTDPGQNHLAVHVEDHPLEYGAFEGDIPHGEYGAGHVTIWDAGDYDLEKWRDDEVIVTLHGTKGGGLGGDRKFALIHTGGAGKAEQNWLIHLMKDDAAKGQGTKPAKAAKADAPTRTTPNRTTPARLSAKPISPMLATLGSEKDVHDESEWAFEMKWDGIRAIAEVRGDALRLSTRNGNDVTVAYPELRTLTEVADGHELVLDGEIVALDKTGRPDFGLLQTRMGLTRPSDVDAAVSRAPVHYMVFDLLELDGENCRGKTYDERRAALEDVLRPPKGDPVQVPPAFDGDLRHAVDASRELDLEGVMAKQRDATYATGRRSRTWIKIKHHRTEEVVIAGWKPGNGRRANTVGSLLLGIPDGDGLRYVGKVGTGFTDAMLDDLAKRLAAHPRKTSPLTDVPSADARDAHWVRPELVGEVEFAEWTPTARLRQPSWRGLRPDKSVEDINVE